CCTTAGGTACCAAGAAGCTTTCGGCCATCCGACCGCTCGACGTCCAGAATTTCATCAACGACCTGCAGAAGAAAGGGCTGGGACCGAGGGCAACGCGACATGTCTATGCCGTGCTATTCCGCGCGCTCAAACAGGCAGTGAGGTGGAGAATCCTCCTTCACAACCCGGCGGCGGACATCACCCTCCCGAAGATCGTCAGAAAAGAGATGAAAGCGCTGACTCCGGAAGAAGCGAAGAAATTCTTAGAGGTTTGCGAGGCGGACGAGTACGGCCTGGTGTTTGAACTGGCGCTGGTCTCCGGCATGCGGCCCGAAGAGTATATGGCGTTGCAGTGGACCGACCTGGACTTCAAGCAGAACACGGTGATGGTTCAGCGCGTGGTGATATGGGAGCGGTGGACTAAGGCGGTCTACTTCTCCGAGCCGAAGACCTCAAAGAGCCGCCGGACAATTCCCTTGCCCGCTTACCTGATGCGCAAGCTCCAGGAGCATAGACGACAGCAACTTGAATACAAGCTGAAGCTGGGAGAGAAGTTTCACAATGAACACAATCTGGTTTTCACTTCGAAGACCGGAACGATCGTCTGTATCCGAAATCTTCAGCGCCGCCATTTCAAGCCGCTTTTAGTGAAGGCTGAAGTGCCGGACATTCGCATGTATGACCTCAGGCATACATGCGCGACGTTATTGCTGGCGACAGGCGAAAACCCCAAGGTGGTGAGCGAACGGCTGGGGCACGCGAGCATCGTCTTGACGCTTGACACCTACTCACACTGTCTGCCGACGATGCAAAAGAGCGCGACCGAGCGACTGGAGAAACTCCTCGGCAAATGAGGATCCAAATGCGTTGGATAGAATCGGTTGCACTTATGTATAAATGAGGTTAATTTTATCCGGCATGGAGACAGAACAAGAAAGTCTGAAAACGGCTGAAACAGCTTTTCGTAAAGCCGGGGGAATGCTGCGTACCTCTGAAGCCCTGGCACTCGGCATTCATCCGCGCACCCTTTATCTGCTACGAGATTCGAATCGGCTGGTATCTGTGAGCCGGGGCCTCTACCGCCTTGCCGGACTGCCTGAGCTATCTGAACCGGACCTGATTCCGGTTGCCAGGCTGGTTCCGCAGTCTGTGGTCTGCCTCATTTCAGCGATTGCCTTTCATGGCATCACCACAGAAATTCCTCATGAGGTGTATGTGGCGCTCCCCCGATCCGTGAAACGGCCGCGGCTCGCCTACCCGCCACTTCGGGTTTTCTGGTTTTCCGGCGCTGCCCTTACAGCCGGTGTCGAGCGTCATAAGATCGACGGCGTTCCGGTTAAGATTTTCGGGCCGGAAAAGACGGTTGCCGATTGCTTCAAGTTCCGCAATAAGATCGGGCTGGACGTGGCGATTGAAGCGCTGAAACTGTGCCGTGAGCGGAAAGGCTCAACGCCGAGAACCCTGCTTCACTATGCGCGCGTCTGTCGCGTCGAACGCATTATGCGCCCCTACCTTGAGGCTCTGGGATGAAAAAAGGCGAACTCACCAACCTACCGGCATCCGTCCATCAACGTCTACGGATCAACTTGAGAAAT
The Acidobacteriota bacterium genome window above contains:
- a CDS encoding type IV toxin-antitoxin system AbiEi family antitoxin domain-containing protein codes for the protein METEQESLKTAETAFRKAGGMLRTSEALALGIHPRTLYLLRDSNRLVSVSRGLYRLAGLPELSEPDLIPVARLVPQSVVCLISAIAFHGITTEIPHEVYVALPRSVKRPRLAYPPLRVFWFSGAALTAGVERHKIDGVPVKIFGPEKTVADCFKFRNKIGLDVAIEALKLCRERKGSTPRTLLHYARVCRVERIMRPYLEALG
- a CDS encoding site-specific integrase; translation: MKRYVERDGKFYARVTYIDSSGKERQIWRRADSKSEAREVAKDLERQLKSGTEPFEQKGTLGEYLDRWLESFKHKVSGRTYQDALNLLRLHVRPALGTKKLSAIRPLDVQNFINDLQKKGLGPRATRHVYAVLFRALKQAVRWRILLHNPAADITLPKIVRKEMKALTPEEAKKFLEVCEADEYGLVFELALVSGMRPEEYMALQWTDLDFKQNTVMVQRVVIWERWTKAVYFSEPKTSKSRRTIPLPAYLMRKLQEHRRQQLEYKLKLGEKFHNEHNLVFTSKTGTIVCIRNLQRRHFKPLLVKAEVPDIRMYDLRHTCATLLLATGENPKVVSERLGHASIVLTLDTYSHCLPTMQKSATERLEKLLGK